The following DNA comes from Podarcis raffonei isolate rPodRaf1 chromosome 10, rPodRaf1.pri, whole genome shotgun sequence.
CTATCAAAGATACATTCTTCTAAATATGTAAATATATAATCACCATTCACATTTTCCAGGAATTTGATCATTTTTTGGCTACAAAGTTTGCCACAGTGAAAAGATATGGTGGTGAAGGAGCAGAGAGCATGATGGGTTTCTTTCATGAATTGTTAAAGATGTGCTCATACAGTGGGGTGACGGACATCGTACTTGGAATGCCTCATCGAGGCAGACTTAATCTCCTCACCGGCCTTCTTCAGTTTCCACCTGAGGTAAGTGGGGTTTTTTCTTAGGTGTGACTAATTTTGATTTGAAAATACACATTTCCATAAAATTGGTGGCAAAAGCTGCAATGATACTAGATTCTTTGGGGTCACCCTCTTAGACATGTTTAGAATTTCTTTTGACAACCCAAATGTAACAGTAACAAATATCTTAACACAAAACGATGCATTATTTAACTTGATGTGGAAAAGTCATGTGGAAATGCTGAAACCTTGACCAAAAAGCTTCATTTACTTTAATTTGTTAAATGTATCTACCTCCCTTCCTCCAAAAGGAATTAGAGGTGACAATTCCAAATAACCCACAAGATGAAACATCTGTGAGAAATATTTCTGCTATGTACTTTCCTTGACATTCCTTGTCAAAAACATACTTGATACTTTCACCATTCAGACTGCTTTACATATGTTGCAAGTTCAGAGGATTTTCACCAAAACAGTAAAACAGTGCCACCGTATAGTTACTCTGTGTTCCAACTGAATGTTAAATAGAACTAGTAGCAAATACAGTATTCACAATTGTCTTTGTGACACAGGCCCCTAAACTCTAGCTGAAACATAATGGCTGCCTCACAATGGCAACTTcaaatgcttctacatagccaTGGTTTTGTACGGAGGTCAAACTATTTGTCCCCCTAGTCCAGTGTTGCATCTTCTGATAAGCAAAGGCCTTTCCCATCATGGTAGCAGATATTTTAAATTGTAGACCCCTGGTGTGGAATCTGGGACCTGTGCGACTGCGCACAACATGTGCTCTGATATGCATTTGGTACCTGAAGGCCTAATCCTGAAAGAGACTGCATGTGAATGCAGCATATGAAGAGCCAATATGGATAGAACAATGGCGCGAGTGGCTTCTAGGGAATCTTGGACTCAAACCCCCATTCAGCTGTGCCTTTGGGCTGGACTCACACTCTTAGGCTAACCTTCAAAGGGATTGTTATGAAGTGTAAATGGGACAACCCATGTATGAAGCTCAGAGTTCCTTGAAGAAAGTGAGGGCATAAACAGTATTAGGTCCATTGGAGCCATCTCATGGggaccaaggtccctttgcccccaataaaatatttgagggggccaggcctccTCTTGTGATCAGTTGTGCTGCGTGGGGCTTaccttcctccccattttttattcaagttggtaggGTGGGCTGCAATAGAAGGAGGGCTGAGATTATTATTTTGAGACCTGAATCTTAATGGGGAAGACCTGGGTCATTGCTCcaaaagtttgggaacccctgtaaTAGATGACTGCTTTTGTTCATCTGCATTCAACATACTCTGCAAATGTGTTTGAAACTTCATATTCATCTCCTCCTGTGAAGCTGATGTTCCGTAAAATGCGAGGCCTGAGCGAATTTCCAGACAACTCACCAGCAATTGGAGATGTCCTATCTCACCTGACTGCTTCAGTGGATCTTGATTTCGGGTCTCACCGACCTATTCATGTCATCCTGTTGCCAAACCCTTCCCATCTAGAAGCCATTAACCCTGTGGCAGTTGGCAAAGCAAGGGGGAGGCAGCAGTCTCTGCTCGATGGGGACTACTCTCTAGACAGTTCTGCACAGCCTGGAGACAAAGTCATCTGCCTGCAGGTATTTTGTCAGCCAGTGAGCAGGGTTCTGGAAGGGGTATCTTAACATTTCAGACAACTTGATGTGATGTAATGATATAGATAGGACTAATTCTCTGGTCACAGGAAATAGCCTGCAGACATATAGATCTGTTGTATTGTCAAAGCTGAGCAGGGCACAGACTGATCAGTGCCTGGAAGAGAGGTTAAGAGCATGCTATTGGTTTAATTAAATCAGTGACAACATTTTACTTAGAATTCAAGTTCAAAAAAATATGGAAGGCCTGTGCCTTCTCTAGCAAGTTTCAGATTGAAAGTAGTGGCGCAGGGGTTTGGAATGTGGTGCTTACTTGATTTCCTGGCAGatgagttgctgctgcttcctgggagCCAGCGTGGAAGgggctggtgcatttgcacagtGCCAACCACCCTACCGCCCTGCCCCTCCCACTCTCCCAGTAAATAGCAGCAGTGCTTTGCTGGGAGGTCAAGTAAGTGCTGCCACCTCACCCCATCATCTGCCACTTTTGGAAAGCTACACAAAACTTCCTAACTAAAGATTATAGCTGAAACATTTTAATCCCTCCCCTGAACAAATAAGTCCCCTCAAAGAACTGTCAGTGGTTTCTGACATAACTTCTCAATTTCTTTTTGTAATATAGGTTCACGGTGATGCATCTTTCTCTGGCCAAGGCATTGTTCCTGAAACTTTTACACTTTCCGGTCTACCACATTTTAGAATAGGAGGAAGCATTCATCTCATTGTTAACAATCAGTTGGGCTACACCACTCCAGCAGAGCGAGGGAGGTCATCTCTGTATTGCAGTGATATTGGTATGTATCATGGGATTCTGTGGAGGCGGAATGGTTATATGTTCTAAGGATTGAGAAGGTGAGTGTCCAGCAATGGAGTGTATGATACTGCCATGTGGGGCGGCTGCATGGGGCGCACTCTGTGCCCCTGGGTCATGCCCGTGGAGTGGAGCTGCGCTTTGGTGTGAGAAAGCTGCCTTGGCAGGATCCTTGCGCATCACCACCTAGCTGAGGAGAGGGGTGGCAAATTTGCCACTGActctcctctctctgcccccagGTCAGCCTTGACCCAGAAGTGGAGCTGCGGCTTGCAGGTTTGGGCTGTCACACAACAAAGCTTTCTTTGCAGCTTCCTTGCGCACCAGAGCCAGGCTCTGATGGAGTGCCTGGtcacaccccctcaaaaaaatgttCCTGATGCcatgcccccccagcccccacgCTTTGCCACTGTCTGTGACCAGTTTTGAaagttaacaacaacagcaacaataacaataatttacttGTGCCCTGCCCATTGGACTAGGCTGCCTCTTGAGTgctttccaacagaatataaaaacacacatgaAACTTCCTgatatggggctgccttcaggtgtctatggaaggttgtataattggttatttctttgacatctggcaggagggtgttccacagggtggtgccactaccaagaaggccctttctgGGACGGTATTGCAGGGACAGTAGCTTCTACTTACTCTTATCACTTCTGAGTTCTTTTCCAGAAGTGAGAGGAGTTGGAGAGACTGGACCTGTATCTGAGAATGCTTATGGGGGGCATCACTGGTGAATGTGAAACTGCAAAAATATAAATAGACTGTTATATTTAAAGTGATTTAATTTAATTATAATCCTGGCTGGTGGCCACAGTGCACCAGACATTGTTTGTGACCAGCCAGGTGCTTGAGAATCCCTTCTGCTTTTGCATTCATAGGCAACAAAAACAGGAGGTGTGTCCTGCCTCTCATGAACTGTCACACATTTCTGGTGAGCTGCATTTACCTTAAGTTGGTCATATGTTGTATGAGACTGAAATATTATTTCTCCCATTCTTAGGCAAGATCGTTGGTTGTGCAGTTATCCATGTAAATGGAGATGACCCTGAAGAAGTAATCCGAGCCACTAGATTAGCTGTTGAATACCAGCGCCATTTTCGTAAGGACGTGATTGTGGATTTGCTGTGCTACCGGCAGTGGGGTCACAATGAACTGGATGAGCCATTCTTCACTAACCCCACCATGTACAAAATTATCAGGTATGGCTTAGTGCAGGGTCCAGGAACCGTTTTTGGGCTGAAGGCTGCATTCCCCCCATGGAAAGCCATCTCAGCCACATTCTAGTAAGGCATTGGGCAAGGCCTACACACAATCAGATGCCCttaatcaggggtgccaacttgaataaaatattggtggggccCATGTCATCCCTGCCCCACATCattgatcacatgacgcagtgcacatgcaccatttgaatggtaaagcgagatgagcgctgcaaccccggagtcattcgtgactggacttaactgtcaggggtcctttgcctttacctttttaagtaacACGAAGGTCTACATCTCAGAGACATTTTCTCCTctgctttgatcttcttgtagcAGTCCTTCTTGCAGAGGTAGAAGCTACATTTGCACACTCTGAAAATCTCTGAATCCAATTTACTTCTCAGCAGCTCCCCTCCAAACAGTTAATAGGTGGAAAGGGACTCAGCAGGCCTGATGAAATCTATATGTGGgcctttcaaaaatatttttaaaatatttaaataaaattccTTCTGTAATGTGTAAAGTACAACTGTTTAAACAAGCATGCTCTACCTGGTCActtttattttggagaaaaagCAGCTGTGGCGTCCTAGACTGGATTGGGAGTCATTACTGGTTTTCTGCAGCAAGTCACTCCTTTTGGGTTGCTTTTTGCCCATTTGCTGTTTTCAGTGTATGAAGAGATGCACAAGAGGCagacagggagagggagagcgcACTCCCTCAGGTTTACAGGAGTGACTGACATTTACCCCATGCTTCCATTAATAAGCAGGTAGCCACATTCTGTACTAACTGGAGTTTCTGAACCGTTTTAAAAGGGCAGCAGAATGTAGAGGACATGACAGTAATCCAAATAATAGGCAATGCCATACATTGTAATACCATGTTTCCCCTCACAGGTCACGTAAGAGTATTCCAGACACTTATGCAGAGCGTCTGGTAGCCCAGGGACTAATGACAGAGGAAgaagtgtctgaaataaggactTCCTATTACTCTAAACTGAACGAACATCTTGCCAACATGACTTTGTACAGCCCTCCACCCACCAATCTTCAGGCTCATTGGAGTAACATGGTGGAGCCCTCGCCAAGGATCACCACATGGGATACCGGCATACCAATTCCACTCCTTCAGTTTGTTGGGGTCAAGTCTGTGGAGGTGCCAGCGGAAATGCAGCTGCACAGCCATATTCTGAAGACACACGCCCAGGtgcaaaaaatagaataaaatatgaAGTTAAACTAACTGAAAGCACATACCTGCAAGCTGGTTCAGCTCTTTCCTTGTGCACAAACAACACTTGATGGCTTTAGGGAAGCCGActaattagtttttaaaaattacatgctTTTGCATATTGCAAAAAGCTCCTTTTTGTGACATACTAACAACTAAATAGTTTCCTGTAATATTTGCTTATAGGAAGGGATTACTGATTAGCTAAACAAAAGATTGAACTGTTACTGGATAATAGAAATATAGCTATTGTACAGAAAGTTGCTTCTTTTGCATACACAAAGTAGCCAAAGCAGATAAACATGTGAAGTAGATAATGCAACTGAATCTCTTGATGATGTGTGATCCAGAAACCAGACAGAAGCTGGGTAGACCTTCCAGAAGTTGAGGTAACAAGGCTGTAATATttgaatatttttgttttgtacagTCAAGAATGCTGAAGATGGAAGAAGGAGTAAAGCTGGACTGGGCCACAGCTGAAACGTTAGCTTTTGGTTCTCTGCTCTGTCAAGGTATTTTATGTTTTGAAATATAATAGTTTTTCTATTGTGACTTCTTAGCTACCTTGTGTTCCTTGGGAAGCAAGAGGGATATGAGTTTTTAAAATAAGTATCATGTACAAAAACTGCCCTCAAAAGTAATCAGTAGAATGCATCCAAAAGGAATACTTAGATACAAGTGCTAGAAGAAATGGATAAAGGGATGTTTCATCAAGAAGGGGAAACAATTTGGTTTTGAGATCTGAATAAAAGCCAGCATTGGTTTAAAGAGAATTCCAGGATACTTGGTATCTGTTGTTCTGTTGGTTACTGTGGTGCCTGGGCCCCCGGGGGTGGGTGGGCTTGAGCTTCCCTCATGACACCGGCATTGCTGCAGCTCACCAAGGCAGTGCAAGGGGGCAGCAAAGTCGGGGTGGCATGGACGCACCAGGGGGAAGACCCCAGGGGCTCTGCTGCAGTAGCCACACAGCCCTGCCCTGTCGGGGGGACACTGGCCACTCCAGGTTGGGTAGCTGTACTTTTACTCCATACTTTGCTTTATACAAAGGTTTTAATATTCGCCTGAGCGGACAGGATGTTGGCCGAGGGACATTTAGCCAGAGACACACAATGCTGGTTTGCCAAGAGACGGGTGAAACCTACATCCCTTTGAATCACATGTCGCCAGATCAGAAAGGTTTCCTTGAGGTAAAAGTTGCATTTTTAACCGAGCAGCATTTCATTGACATCATGATCCTACTGTAATCTGCTGTTTATACTTCTGAAAAGCTGCTTCATAGCTAAGTTTTTGAACAGATGAAAACAAAGATCCCCAGTTTTAAGCGTGCTAGCTTGCTGAGTTTCTCACAGTGTCATCAGAAGTCAGTGACCTTGaggtcaatgggacttacttctgggtaaatgtgTATGTTGCTACTTCCTATGTCCACCCCTGCAttaaccctcttttaaaaaataactggTAGCCTCCTGCAGTAGttatgatttaaaaagaaaatgcttttttgtgtgtggcatgCATATTTCTTGACGAACCACTGTTTAGCTTACGAGTTCTCACATTCTTTCTCTGTTAGGTGAGCAACAGCCCCCTCTCAGAAGAAGCTGTGCTTGGCTTTGAGTATGGAATGAGCATTGAGAGCCCCAAATTGTTGCCTATTTGGGAGGCTCAGTTTGGTGATTTCTTTAATGGAGCTCAGATAATATTTGATACATTTATCTCTGGAGGTGAGATTCCAATGCCAGTGCCAAACAGAAATGCATTTAgatctgtttttattattcttgCTTACTCACACGTGCTTCCCCTAATATCTCATCACTTCAGACTTTCTTTTTTATGTTGCTCCACATTTAATtaggtttcatttttattttaatgctttgttaGCCAGCTTAAGTGAGCTTCTAAAAGACAAGGCTTAAATTCTATTTAATTAATAGTTTCATTTGGGCCATTCACAATTCTAAATACTCTACTAGGGAGTAAGTCTCATGGAtcagacttatttctgagtagacatacataggattgtgccGTTGGCTGATCACTCAGTGATTGGCAGCTGAGTGTATGAGCTGTTTTCATGGAAAAGCATTGGGTGTGCAGTGGTATCGAGTGATAAGAAAGCCGTTTCTGTTGTGTATAGGCTTTGTGgtcatttcacacacacagatCATCACTTGATGCTATAGCCCTCAGGTGTCATGTACAGATGTGTGAGCTCAGCCACAGTAGAGGTGACTTTCAGCTTGCAGCTTAATGTGTTTCTTATGTCCCAGAGGAAGATGTGTGAAACCTTTGGAATTACAATATTGTAGTGTTTcagagatctttttttttttaaaaaagatatttattgaaattttccactttaatacattaaaaaaataaaaaaacaaaaaacaaaaaaagttaaaaacacataaagtttacaatccttatttttctataacatatttccctgacttccccacacctccccttcttatattccaattcaaattgttagttcaacaagttcttatccccaatttttaacctttttctgtttagttcattttaaaaaagccaattttaccttataaacatcaatatttatacatcaattctcattcttaaaacttttttctaaagtcgacccaaattcccttccacaacttccccaattttcatacaaatagcaaaacaaaataaaagcaaaaacagattgtaattatgccccctttggatccccaaactccacccccccctttcccggtttcaatccctaacaaatgtccatcagtcttgatctactatcagtctggagatctcacgtccgaggctcttaattctctctcaattcctctctgccggtttttttgatagtccttaatattaaacaccagatctcggagaagctctagcccaatgggatccatatttcttccagccagacctccatacttaaaagtggagcccgaatcttattt
Coding sequences within:
- the DHTKD1 gene encoding 2-oxoadipate dehydrogenase complex component E1 isoform X3 gives rise to the protein MGSRRAPAPLLLLRRRWYRSERGVYGYKPSRKAESGAADGAEPRDSRSRAVDHGLARLVTAYYEHGHKAAKINPLFTGQAVMDMVPEIQVLTEVLQGPFNTAGLLNMRKEVASLEDILSYLGHVYCEHMSIETSQLSSLQEREWIAKRFEELKQEAFTTEEKKYLSKLMLESQEFDHFLATKFATVKRYGGEGAESMMGFFHELLKMCSYSGVTDIVLGMPHRGRLNLLTGLLQFPPEVHGDASFSGQGIVPETFTLSGLPHFRIGGSIHLIVNNQLGYTTPAERGRSSLYCSDIGKIVGCAVIHVNGDDPEEVIRATRLAVEYQRHFRKDVIVDLLCYRQWGHNELDEPFFTNPTMYKIIRSRKSIPDTYAERLVAQGLMTEEEVSEIRTSYYSKLNEHLANMTLYSPPPTNLQAHWSNMVEPSPRITTWDTGIPIPLLQFVGVKSVEVPAEMQLHSHILKTHAQSRMLKMEEGVKLDWATAETLAFGSLLCQGFNIRLSGQDVGRGTFSQRHTMLVCQETGETYIPLNHMSPDQKGFLEVSNSPLSEEAVLGFEYGMSIESPKLLPIWEAQFGDFFNGAQIIFDTFISGGEAKWLLQSGIVVLLPHGYDGAGPEHSSCRIERFLQMCDSSEEGVDGDHVNMCVVHPTTPAQYFHLLRRQMVRNFRKPLIVASPKTLLRLPAAASSLVEMASGTTFRPVIGDSTVDPKNVSRVILCSGKHYYSLSKHREMLEEKKQNTAIIRLEELCPFPIEALQQEIKKFTNAKEFIWSQEEPQNMGPWAFVSPRFEKQLACKLHLVSRPALPAPAVGIGMLHQKQQEDLLTKTFA
- the DHTKD1 gene encoding 2-oxoadipate dehydrogenase complex component E1 isoform X1, which gives rise to MGSRRAPAPLLLLRRRWYRSERGVYGYKPSRKAESGAADGAEPRDSRSRAVDHGLARLVTAYYEHGHKAAKINPLFTGQAVMDMVPEIQVLTEVLQGPFNTAGLLNMRKEVASLEDILSYLGHVYCEHMSIETSQLSSLQEREWIAKRFEELKQEAFTTEEKKYLSKLMLESQEFDHFLATKFATVKRYGGEGAESMMGFFHELLKMCSYSGVTDIVLGMPHRGRLNLLTGLLQFPPELMFRKMRGLSEFPDNSPAIGDVLSHLTASVDLDFGSHRPIHVILLPNPSHLEAINPVAVGKARGRQQSLLDGDYSLDSSAQPGDKVICLQVHGDASFSGQGIVPETFTLSGLPHFRIGGSIHLIVNNQLGYTTPAERGRSSLYCSDIGKIVGCAVIHVNGDDPEEVIRATRLAVEYQRHFRKDVIVDLLCYRQWGHNELDEPFFTNPTMYKIIRSRKSIPDTYAERLVAQGLMTEEEVSEIRTSYYSKLNEHLANMTLYSPPPTNLQAHWSNMVEPSPRITTWDTGIPIPLLQFVGVKSVEVPAEMQLHSHILKTHAQSRMLKMEEGVKLDWATAETLAFGSLLCQGFNIRLSGQDVGRGTFSQRHTMLVCQETGETYIPLNHMSPDQKGFLEVSNSPLSEEAVLGFEYGMSIESPKLLPIWEAQFGDFFNGAQIIFDTFISGGEAKWLLQSGIVVLLPHGYDGAGPEHSSCRIERFLQMCDSSEEGVDGDHVNMCVVHPTTPAQYFHLLRRQMVRNFRKPLIVASPKTLLRLPAAASSLVEMASGTTFRPVIGDSTVDPKNVSRVILCSGKHYYSLSKHREMLEEKKQNTAIIRLEELCPFPIEALQQEIKKFTNAKEFIWSQEEPQNMGPWAFVSPRFEKQLACKLHLVSRPALPAPAVGIGMLHQKQQEDLLTKTFA
- the DHTKD1 gene encoding 2-oxoadipate dehydrogenase complex component E1 isoform X2, whose product is MGSRRAPAPLLLLRRRWYRSERGVYGYKPSRKAESGAADGAEPRDSRSRADHGLARLVTAYYEHGHKAAKINPLFTGQAVMDMVPEIQVLTEVLQGPFNTAGLLNMRKEVASLEDILSYLGHVYCEHMSIETSQLSSLQEREWIAKRFEELKQEAFTTEEKKYLSKLMLESQEFDHFLATKFATVKRYGGEGAESMMGFFHELLKMCSYSGVTDIVLGMPHRGRLNLLTGLLQFPPELMFRKMRGLSEFPDNSPAIGDVLSHLTASVDLDFGSHRPIHVILLPNPSHLEAINPVAVGKARGRQQSLLDGDYSLDSSAQPGDKVICLQVHGDASFSGQGIVPETFTLSGLPHFRIGGSIHLIVNNQLGYTTPAERGRSSLYCSDIGKIVGCAVIHVNGDDPEEVIRATRLAVEYQRHFRKDVIVDLLCYRQWGHNELDEPFFTNPTMYKIIRSRKSIPDTYAERLVAQGLMTEEEVSEIRTSYYSKLNEHLANMTLYSPPPTNLQAHWSNMVEPSPRITTWDTGIPIPLLQFVGVKSVEVPAEMQLHSHILKTHAQSRMLKMEEGVKLDWATAETLAFGSLLCQGFNIRLSGQDVGRGTFSQRHTMLVCQETGETYIPLNHMSPDQKGFLEVSNSPLSEEAVLGFEYGMSIESPKLLPIWEAQFGDFFNGAQIIFDTFISGGEAKWLLQSGIVVLLPHGYDGAGPEHSSCRIERFLQMCDSSEEGVDGDHVNMCVVHPTTPAQYFHLLRRQMVRNFRKPLIVASPKTLLRLPAAASSLVEMASGTTFRPVIGDSTVDPKNVSRVILCSGKHYYSLSKHREMLEEKKQNTAIIRLEELCPFPIEALQQEIKKFTNAKEFIWSQEEPQNMGPWAFVSPRFEKQLACKLHLVSRPALPAPAVGIGMLHQKQQEDLLTKTFA
- the DHTKD1 gene encoding 2-oxoadipate dehydrogenase complex component E1 isoform X4, whose amino-acid sequence is MGSRRAPAPLLLLRRRWYRSERGVYGYKPSRKAESGAADGAEPRDSRSRAVDHGLARLVTAYYEHGHKAAKINPLFTGQAVMDMVPEIQVLTEVLQGPFNTAGLLNMRKEVASLEDILSYLGHVYCEHMSIETSQLSSLQEREWIAKRFEELKQEAFTTEEKKYLSKLMLESQEFDHFLATKFATVKRYGGEGAESMMGFFHELLKMCSYSGVTDIVLGMPHRGRLNLLTGLLQFPPELMFRKMRGLSEFPDNSPAIGDVLSHLTASVDLDFGSHRPIHVILLPNPSHLEAINPVAVGKARGRQQSLLDGDYSLDSSAQPGDKVICLQVHGDASFSGQGIVPETFTLSGLPHFRIGGSIHLIVNNQLGYTTPAERGRSSLYCSDIGKIVGCAVIHVNGDDPEEVIRATRLAVEYQRHFRKDVIVDLLCYRQWGHNELDEPFFTNPTMYKIIRSRKSIPDTYAERLVAQGLMTEEEVSEIRTSYYSKLNEHLANMTLYSPPPTNLQAHWSNMVEPSPRITTWDTGIPIPLLQFVGVKSVEVPAEMQLHSHILKTHAQSRMLKMEEGVKLDWATAETLAFGSLLCQGFNIRLSGQDVGRGTFSQRHTMLVCQETGETYIPLNHMSPDQKGFLEVSNSPLSEEAVLGFEYGMSIESPKLLPIWEAQFGDFFNGAQIIFDTFISGGEAKWLLQSGIVVLLPHGYDGAGPEHSSCRIERFLQMCDSSEEGVDGDHVNMCVVHPTTPAQYFHLLRRQMVRNFRKPLIVASPKTLLRLPCEQSNSLFWKTLLFSVKTPGDA